The following proteins come from a genomic window of Suricata suricatta isolate VVHF042 chromosome 5, meerkat_22Aug2017_6uvM2_HiC, whole genome shotgun sequence:
- the UBASH3A gene encoding ubiquitin-associated and SH3 domain-containing protein A isoform X1: MAAGETQLYAKVSNKLKVRGTPSLLEPLLGMGFPVHTALKALAATGRKTAEEASDCFTLNLKSAKTKTLRCHRDDPSLDDPIPQEYALFLCPTGSLLEQLQEFWRESRRQCTKNRAHEVFPHITLCDFFTCEDHKVECLYEALRRAGDRIRASFPAALPLALHSSISYLGFFVNDSPADVIREFATTFAMEVAVLADCTVKPCTKQLHLTLAHKFYPHHQRTLEQLARAIHPGHACPWTAALCSRDMRFVHYQTLRAIFQYNPQNEDELTLSPGDYIFVDPSQQEEASEGWVIGTSHRTGCRGFLPENYTEQANESDTWVKHRTYTFSLATDLASRKDGETSSRRNGELHPCQTPRDVSSIQALQATIARKSVLAVRHGERVDQIFGKSWLQQCSTPDGKYYRPDLNFPCSLPRRSNGIKDFEHDPPLSSCGIFQSRMAGEALLDSGVRLACVFSSPALRCVQTARHILEGTAGSGGQLEVRNGRPSGGLGCTEGMACLSESWRMAAGQKEEPVEVSEHDFMGRPSHDQAWALPAELKLEKKIKIRVEPGIFEWTKWESGKTTPTLMTLDELKEADFNVSMDYRPAFPLASLLPAESYDEYVNRCAVSVGWITSTCPRDVGVILIVGHGSTLDSCTRPLLGLPPRDSADFAQLVRKIPSLGMCFCEENKEEGKWELVNPPVKTLTHGSNSAFNWRNWIQGS, encoded by the exons ATGGCAGCCGGGGAGACGCAGCTCTACGCCAAGGTCTCCAACAAGCTCAAGGTCCGCGGCACGCCCTCGCTCCTGGAGCCCCTGCTGGGAATGGGCTTCCCGGTGCACACCGC GCTGAAGGCGCTGGCAGCCACTGGAAGAAAGACAGCCGAAGAGGCATCGGACTG TTTTACACTCAATTTGAAGTCTGCTAAAACAAAAAC GCTCCGCTGTCACCGCGATGACCCTTCTCTGGACGACCCCATCCCCCAGGAGTACGCCCTGTTCCTGTGCCCCACGGGGTCCCTGCTGGAACAACTCCAGGAGTtctggagagagagcaggcgcCAGTGCACGAAGAACCGAGCCCATGAGGTCTTTCCTCACATAACGCTCTGTGACTTCTTCACG TGCGAAGACCACAAGGTGGAGTGTCTGTACGAGGCCCTGCGGAGAGCGGGGGACAGGATCCGGGCGTCCTTCCCTGCGGCCCTGCCCCTGGCTCTCCACTCCTCCATCAGCTACCTGGGCTTCTTCGTCAACGACAGCCCCGCGGACGTCATCAGGGAATTCGCCACCACCTTCGCCATGGAAGTGGCCGTCCTGGCAG ACTGCACTGTGAAGCCCTGCACCAAGCAGCTGCACCTGACCCTGGCCCACAAGTTCTACCCACACCACCAGAGGACGCTGGAGCAGCTGGCCAGAGCCATCCACCCAGGCCACGCCTGCCCGTGGACCGCCGCGCTGTGCTCCCGAGACATGCGCTTCGTGCACTACCAG ACCCTCAGGGCCATATTCCAGTACAATCCCCAGAACGAGGACGAGCTGACACTAAGTCCCGGCGACTACATCTTCGTGGACCCCAGCCAGCAGGAGGAGGCCAGCGAGGGCTGGGTGATTGGGACCTCCCACCGGACCGGCTGCCGCGGCTTCCTGCCCGAGAACTACACGGAGCAGGCCAATGAGTCCGACACCTGGGTTAAGCACAG GACATACACCTTCAGCTTGGCCACGGATCTGGCCTCCAGGAAGGACGGCGAAACCAGCAGCCGGCGAAATGGAGAGCTGCACCCTTGCCAGACGCCGAGGGACGTTAGCAGCATCCAGGCACTACAG GCCACAATAGCAAGGAAGAGTGTGCTGGCCGTACGTCACGGGGAGAGAGTGGATCAAATCTTCGGGAAGTCGTGGCTGCAGCAGTGTTCTACTCCCGATG GGAAATACTACCGGCCAGACCTGAACTTCCCCTGCAGTCTTCCCAGAAGGAGCAATGGTATCAAAGACTTTGAACACGATCCGCCGTTATCATCGTGTGGAATTTTCCAGTCCCGAATGGCAG GGGAAGCGCTCCTGGACAGCGGCGTCAGACTCGCCTGCGTCTTCAGCTCCCCGGCCCTCCGCTGTGTGCAGACAGCCCGACACATCTTGGAAG GGACAGCGGGGTCAGGCGGCCAGCTGGAAGTGAGAAACGGAAGGCCTTCTGGAGGTTTGGGGTGCACGGAAGGCATGGCGTGCCTATCAGAGAGCTGGAGGATGGCCGctgggcagaaggaagagccCGTGGAGGTCAGCGAGCATGACTTCATGGGGAGACCCAGCCACGACCAGGCCTGGGCCCTTCCCGCAG AGCTCaaactggagaaaaaaattaagataagaGTGGAACCCGGCATCTTTGAGTGGACAAAATGGGAGTCGGGCAAAACCACCCCTACCCTCATGACCCTGGATGAGCTGAAGGAGGCGGATTTCAACGTCAGCATGGATTACAG GCCTGCGTTTCCCCTCGCCTCCCTCCTGCCGGCCGAGAGCTACGACGAGTATGTGAACAGGTGTGCCGTGAGCGTCGGGTGGATCACCAGCACCTGCCCGCGGGACG TGGGCGTCATCCTGATTGTGGGCCACGGCTCGACGCTGGACTCCTGCACCCGCCCGCTCCTGGGGCTGCCCCCCCGGGACAGCGCGGACTTCGCCCAGCTTGTGAGGAAG
- the UBASH3A gene encoding ubiquitin-associated and SH3 domain-containing protein A isoform X2 codes for MAAGETQLYAKVSNKLKVRGTPSLLEPLLGMGFPVHTALKALAATGRKTAEEASDWLRCHRDDPSLDDPIPQEYALFLCPTGSLLEQLQEFWRESRRQCTKNRAHEVFPHITLCDFFTCEDHKVECLYEALRRAGDRIRASFPAALPLALHSSISYLGFFVNDSPADVIREFATTFAMEVAVLADCTVKPCTKQLHLTLAHKFYPHHQRTLEQLARAIHPGHACPWTAALCSRDMRFVHYQTLRAIFQYNPQNEDELTLSPGDYIFVDPSQQEEASEGWVIGTSHRTGCRGFLPENYTEQANESDTWVKHRTYTFSLATDLASRKDGETSSRRNGELHPCQTPRDVSSIQALQATIARKSVLAVRHGERVDQIFGKSWLQQCSTPDGKYYRPDLNFPCSLPRRSNGIKDFEHDPPLSSCGIFQSRMAGEALLDSGVRLACVFSSPALRCVQTARHILEGTAGSGGQLEVRNGRPSGGLGCTEGMACLSESWRMAAGQKEEPVEVSEHDFMGRPSHDQAWALPAELKLEKKIKIRVEPGIFEWTKWESGKTTPTLMTLDELKEADFNVSMDYRPAFPLASLLPAESYDEYVNRCAVSVGWITSTCPRDVGVILIVGHGSTLDSCTRPLLGLPPRDSADFAQLVRKIPSLGMCFCEENKEEGKWELVNPPVKTLTHGSNSAFNWRNWIQGS; via the exons ATGGCAGCCGGGGAGACGCAGCTCTACGCCAAGGTCTCCAACAAGCTCAAGGTCCGCGGCACGCCCTCGCTCCTGGAGCCCCTGCTGGGAATGGGCTTCCCGGTGCACACCGC GCTGAAGGCGCTGGCAGCCACTGGAAGAAAGACAGCCGAAGAGGCATCGGACTG GCTCCGCTGTCACCGCGATGACCCTTCTCTGGACGACCCCATCCCCCAGGAGTACGCCCTGTTCCTGTGCCCCACGGGGTCCCTGCTGGAACAACTCCAGGAGTtctggagagagagcaggcgcCAGTGCACGAAGAACCGAGCCCATGAGGTCTTTCCTCACATAACGCTCTGTGACTTCTTCACG TGCGAAGACCACAAGGTGGAGTGTCTGTACGAGGCCCTGCGGAGAGCGGGGGACAGGATCCGGGCGTCCTTCCCTGCGGCCCTGCCCCTGGCTCTCCACTCCTCCATCAGCTACCTGGGCTTCTTCGTCAACGACAGCCCCGCGGACGTCATCAGGGAATTCGCCACCACCTTCGCCATGGAAGTGGCCGTCCTGGCAG ACTGCACTGTGAAGCCCTGCACCAAGCAGCTGCACCTGACCCTGGCCCACAAGTTCTACCCACACCACCAGAGGACGCTGGAGCAGCTGGCCAGAGCCATCCACCCAGGCCACGCCTGCCCGTGGACCGCCGCGCTGTGCTCCCGAGACATGCGCTTCGTGCACTACCAG ACCCTCAGGGCCATATTCCAGTACAATCCCCAGAACGAGGACGAGCTGACACTAAGTCCCGGCGACTACATCTTCGTGGACCCCAGCCAGCAGGAGGAGGCCAGCGAGGGCTGGGTGATTGGGACCTCCCACCGGACCGGCTGCCGCGGCTTCCTGCCCGAGAACTACACGGAGCAGGCCAATGAGTCCGACACCTGGGTTAAGCACAG GACATACACCTTCAGCTTGGCCACGGATCTGGCCTCCAGGAAGGACGGCGAAACCAGCAGCCGGCGAAATGGAGAGCTGCACCCTTGCCAGACGCCGAGGGACGTTAGCAGCATCCAGGCACTACAG GCCACAATAGCAAGGAAGAGTGTGCTGGCCGTACGTCACGGGGAGAGAGTGGATCAAATCTTCGGGAAGTCGTGGCTGCAGCAGTGTTCTACTCCCGATG GGAAATACTACCGGCCAGACCTGAACTTCCCCTGCAGTCTTCCCAGAAGGAGCAATGGTATCAAAGACTTTGAACACGATCCGCCGTTATCATCGTGTGGAATTTTCCAGTCCCGAATGGCAG GGGAAGCGCTCCTGGACAGCGGCGTCAGACTCGCCTGCGTCTTCAGCTCCCCGGCCCTCCGCTGTGTGCAGACAGCCCGACACATCTTGGAAG GGACAGCGGGGTCAGGCGGCCAGCTGGAAGTGAGAAACGGAAGGCCTTCTGGAGGTTTGGGGTGCACGGAAGGCATGGCGTGCCTATCAGAGAGCTGGAGGATGGCCGctgggcagaaggaagagccCGTGGAGGTCAGCGAGCATGACTTCATGGGGAGACCCAGCCACGACCAGGCCTGGGCCCTTCCCGCAG AGCTCaaactggagaaaaaaattaagataagaGTGGAACCCGGCATCTTTGAGTGGACAAAATGGGAGTCGGGCAAAACCACCCCTACCCTCATGACCCTGGATGAGCTGAAGGAGGCGGATTTCAACGTCAGCATGGATTACAG GCCTGCGTTTCCCCTCGCCTCCCTCCTGCCGGCCGAGAGCTACGACGAGTATGTGAACAGGTGTGCCGTGAGCGTCGGGTGGATCACCAGCACCTGCCCGCGGGACG TGGGCGTCATCCTGATTGTGGGCCACGGCTCGACGCTGGACTCCTGCACCCGCCCGCTCCTGGGGCTGCCCCCCCGGGACAGCGCGGACTTCGCCCAGCTTGTGAGGAAG
- the UBASH3A gene encoding ubiquitin-associated and SH3 domain-containing protein A isoform X5 gives MAAGETQLYAKVSNKLKVRGTPSLLEPLLGMGFPVHTALKALAATGRKTAEEASDWLRCHRDDPSLDDPIPQEYALFLCPTGSLLEQLQEFWRESRRQCTKNRAHEVFPHITLCDFFTCEDHKVECLYEALRRAGDRIRASFPAALPLALHSSISYLGFFVNDSPADVIREFATTFAMEVAVLADCTVKPCTKQLHLTLAHKFYPHHQRTLEQLARAIHPGHACPWTAALCSRDMRFVHYQTLRAIFQYNPQNEDELTLSPGDYIFVDPSQQEEASEGWVIGTSHRTGCRGFLPENYTEQANESDTWVKHRTYTFSLATDLASRKDGETSSRRNGELHPCQTPRDVSSIQALQATIARKSVLAVRHGERVDQIFGKSWLQQCSTPDGKYYRPDLNFPCSLPRRSNGIKDFEHDPPLSSCGIFQSRMAGEALLDSGVRLACVFSSPALRCVQTARHILEELKLEKKIKIRVEPGIFEWTKWESGKTTPTLMTLDELKEADFNVSMDYRFLLWVCASAKKIKRKGNGSW, from the exons ATGGCAGCCGGGGAGACGCAGCTCTACGCCAAGGTCTCCAACAAGCTCAAGGTCCGCGGCACGCCCTCGCTCCTGGAGCCCCTGCTGGGAATGGGCTTCCCGGTGCACACCGC GCTGAAGGCGCTGGCAGCCACTGGAAGAAAGACAGCCGAAGAGGCATCGGACTG GCTCCGCTGTCACCGCGATGACCCTTCTCTGGACGACCCCATCCCCCAGGAGTACGCCCTGTTCCTGTGCCCCACGGGGTCCCTGCTGGAACAACTCCAGGAGTtctggagagagagcaggcgcCAGTGCACGAAGAACCGAGCCCATGAGGTCTTTCCTCACATAACGCTCTGTGACTTCTTCACG TGCGAAGACCACAAGGTGGAGTGTCTGTACGAGGCCCTGCGGAGAGCGGGGGACAGGATCCGGGCGTCCTTCCCTGCGGCCCTGCCCCTGGCTCTCCACTCCTCCATCAGCTACCTGGGCTTCTTCGTCAACGACAGCCCCGCGGACGTCATCAGGGAATTCGCCACCACCTTCGCCATGGAAGTGGCCGTCCTGGCAG ACTGCACTGTGAAGCCCTGCACCAAGCAGCTGCACCTGACCCTGGCCCACAAGTTCTACCCACACCACCAGAGGACGCTGGAGCAGCTGGCCAGAGCCATCCACCCAGGCCACGCCTGCCCGTGGACCGCCGCGCTGTGCTCCCGAGACATGCGCTTCGTGCACTACCAG ACCCTCAGGGCCATATTCCAGTACAATCCCCAGAACGAGGACGAGCTGACACTAAGTCCCGGCGACTACATCTTCGTGGACCCCAGCCAGCAGGAGGAGGCCAGCGAGGGCTGGGTGATTGGGACCTCCCACCGGACCGGCTGCCGCGGCTTCCTGCCCGAGAACTACACGGAGCAGGCCAATGAGTCCGACACCTGGGTTAAGCACAG GACATACACCTTCAGCTTGGCCACGGATCTGGCCTCCAGGAAGGACGGCGAAACCAGCAGCCGGCGAAATGGAGAGCTGCACCCTTGCCAGACGCCGAGGGACGTTAGCAGCATCCAGGCACTACAG GCCACAATAGCAAGGAAGAGTGTGCTGGCCGTACGTCACGGGGAGAGAGTGGATCAAATCTTCGGGAAGTCGTGGCTGCAGCAGTGTTCTACTCCCGATG GGAAATACTACCGGCCAGACCTGAACTTCCCCTGCAGTCTTCCCAGAAGGAGCAATGGTATCAAAGACTTTGAACACGATCCGCCGTTATCATCGTGTGGAATTTTCCAGTCCCGAATGGCAG GGGAAGCGCTCCTGGACAGCGGCGTCAGACTCGCCTGCGTCTTCAGCTCCCCGGCCCTCCGCTGTGTGCAGACAGCCCGACACATCTTGGAAG AGCTCaaactggagaaaaaaattaagataagaGTGGAACCCGGCATCTTTGAGTGGACAAAATGGGAGTCGGGCAAAACCACCCCTACCCTCATGACCCTGGATGAGCTGAAGGAGGCGGATTTCAACGTCAGCATGGATTACAG
- the UBASH3A gene encoding ubiquitin-associated and SH3 domain-containing protein A isoform X3, with product MAAGETQLYAKVSNKLKVRGTPSLLEPLLGMGFPVHTALKALAATGRKTAEEASDCFTLNLKSAKTKTLRCHRDDPSLDDPIPQEYALFLCPTGSLLEQLQEFWRESRRQCTKNRAHEVFPHITLCDFFTCEDHKVECLYEALRRAGDRIRASFPAALPLALHSSISYLGFFVNDSPADVIREFATTFAMEVAVLADCTVKPCTKQLHLTLAHKFYPHHQRTLEQLARAIHPGHACPWTAALCSRDMRFVHYQTLRAIFQYNPQNEDELTLSPGDYIFVDPSQQEEASEGWVIGTSHRTGCRGFLPENYTEQANESDTWVKHRTYTFSLATDLASRKDGETSSRRNGELHPCQTPRDVSSIQALQATIARKSVLAVRHGERVDQIFGKSWLQQCSTPDGKYYRPDLNFPCSLPRRSNGIKDFEHDPPLSSCGIFQSRMAGEALLDSGVRLACVFSSPALRCVQTARHILEELKLEKKIKIRVEPGIFEWTKWESGKTTPTLMTLDELKEADFNVSMDYRPAFPLASLLPAESYDEYVNRCAVSVGWITSTCPRDVGVILIVGHGSTLDSCTRPLLGLPPRDSADFAQLVRKIPSLGMCFCEENKEEGKWELVNPPVKTLTHGSNSAFNWRNWIQGS from the exons ATGGCAGCCGGGGAGACGCAGCTCTACGCCAAGGTCTCCAACAAGCTCAAGGTCCGCGGCACGCCCTCGCTCCTGGAGCCCCTGCTGGGAATGGGCTTCCCGGTGCACACCGC GCTGAAGGCGCTGGCAGCCACTGGAAGAAAGACAGCCGAAGAGGCATCGGACTG TTTTACACTCAATTTGAAGTCTGCTAAAACAAAAAC GCTCCGCTGTCACCGCGATGACCCTTCTCTGGACGACCCCATCCCCCAGGAGTACGCCCTGTTCCTGTGCCCCACGGGGTCCCTGCTGGAACAACTCCAGGAGTtctggagagagagcaggcgcCAGTGCACGAAGAACCGAGCCCATGAGGTCTTTCCTCACATAACGCTCTGTGACTTCTTCACG TGCGAAGACCACAAGGTGGAGTGTCTGTACGAGGCCCTGCGGAGAGCGGGGGACAGGATCCGGGCGTCCTTCCCTGCGGCCCTGCCCCTGGCTCTCCACTCCTCCATCAGCTACCTGGGCTTCTTCGTCAACGACAGCCCCGCGGACGTCATCAGGGAATTCGCCACCACCTTCGCCATGGAAGTGGCCGTCCTGGCAG ACTGCACTGTGAAGCCCTGCACCAAGCAGCTGCACCTGACCCTGGCCCACAAGTTCTACCCACACCACCAGAGGACGCTGGAGCAGCTGGCCAGAGCCATCCACCCAGGCCACGCCTGCCCGTGGACCGCCGCGCTGTGCTCCCGAGACATGCGCTTCGTGCACTACCAG ACCCTCAGGGCCATATTCCAGTACAATCCCCAGAACGAGGACGAGCTGACACTAAGTCCCGGCGACTACATCTTCGTGGACCCCAGCCAGCAGGAGGAGGCCAGCGAGGGCTGGGTGATTGGGACCTCCCACCGGACCGGCTGCCGCGGCTTCCTGCCCGAGAACTACACGGAGCAGGCCAATGAGTCCGACACCTGGGTTAAGCACAG GACATACACCTTCAGCTTGGCCACGGATCTGGCCTCCAGGAAGGACGGCGAAACCAGCAGCCGGCGAAATGGAGAGCTGCACCCTTGCCAGACGCCGAGGGACGTTAGCAGCATCCAGGCACTACAG GCCACAATAGCAAGGAAGAGTGTGCTGGCCGTACGTCACGGGGAGAGAGTGGATCAAATCTTCGGGAAGTCGTGGCTGCAGCAGTGTTCTACTCCCGATG GGAAATACTACCGGCCAGACCTGAACTTCCCCTGCAGTCTTCCCAGAAGGAGCAATGGTATCAAAGACTTTGAACACGATCCGCCGTTATCATCGTGTGGAATTTTCCAGTCCCGAATGGCAG GGGAAGCGCTCCTGGACAGCGGCGTCAGACTCGCCTGCGTCTTCAGCTCCCCGGCCCTCCGCTGTGTGCAGACAGCCCGACACATCTTGGAAG AGCTCaaactggagaaaaaaattaagataagaGTGGAACCCGGCATCTTTGAGTGGACAAAATGGGAGTCGGGCAAAACCACCCCTACCCTCATGACCCTGGATGAGCTGAAGGAGGCGGATTTCAACGTCAGCATGGATTACAG GCCTGCGTTTCCCCTCGCCTCCCTCCTGCCGGCCGAGAGCTACGACGAGTATGTGAACAGGTGTGCCGTGAGCGTCGGGTGGATCACCAGCACCTGCCCGCGGGACG TGGGCGTCATCCTGATTGTGGGCCACGGCTCGACGCTGGACTCCTGCACCCGCCCGCTCCTGGGGCTGCCCCCCCGGGACAGCGCGGACTTCGCCCAGCTTGTGAGGAAG
- the UBASH3A gene encoding ubiquitin-associated and SH3 domain-containing protein A isoform X4: MAAGETQLYAKVSNKLKVRGTPSLLEPLLGMGFPVHTALKALAATGRKTAEEASDWLRCHRDDPSLDDPIPQEYALFLCPTGSLLEQLQEFWRESRRQCTKNRAHEVFPHITLCDFFTCEDHKVECLYEALRRAGDRIRASFPAALPLALHSSISYLGFFVNDSPADVIREFATTFAMEVAVLADCTVKPCTKQLHLTLAHKFYPHHQRTLEQLARAIHPGHACPWTAALCSRDMRFVHYQTLRAIFQYNPQNEDELTLSPGDYIFVDPSQQEEASEGWVIGTSHRTGCRGFLPENYTEQANESDTWVKHRTYTFSLATDLASRKDGETSSRRNGELHPCQTPRDVSSIQALQATIARKSVLAVRHGERVDQIFGKSWLQQCSTPDGKYYRPDLNFPCSLPRRSNGIKDFEHDPPLSSCGIFQSRMAGEALLDSGVRLACVFSSPALRCVQTARHILEELKLEKKIKIRVEPGIFEWTKWESGKTTPTLMTLDELKEADFNVSMDYRPAFPLASLLPAESYDEYVNRCAVSVGWITSTCPRDVGVILIVGHGSTLDSCTRPLLGLPPRDSADFAQLVRKIPSLGMCFCEENKEEGKWELVNPPVKTLTHGSNSAFNWRNWIQGS, translated from the exons ATGGCAGCCGGGGAGACGCAGCTCTACGCCAAGGTCTCCAACAAGCTCAAGGTCCGCGGCACGCCCTCGCTCCTGGAGCCCCTGCTGGGAATGGGCTTCCCGGTGCACACCGC GCTGAAGGCGCTGGCAGCCACTGGAAGAAAGACAGCCGAAGAGGCATCGGACTG GCTCCGCTGTCACCGCGATGACCCTTCTCTGGACGACCCCATCCCCCAGGAGTACGCCCTGTTCCTGTGCCCCACGGGGTCCCTGCTGGAACAACTCCAGGAGTtctggagagagagcaggcgcCAGTGCACGAAGAACCGAGCCCATGAGGTCTTTCCTCACATAACGCTCTGTGACTTCTTCACG TGCGAAGACCACAAGGTGGAGTGTCTGTACGAGGCCCTGCGGAGAGCGGGGGACAGGATCCGGGCGTCCTTCCCTGCGGCCCTGCCCCTGGCTCTCCACTCCTCCATCAGCTACCTGGGCTTCTTCGTCAACGACAGCCCCGCGGACGTCATCAGGGAATTCGCCACCACCTTCGCCATGGAAGTGGCCGTCCTGGCAG ACTGCACTGTGAAGCCCTGCACCAAGCAGCTGCACCTGACCCTGGCCCACAAGTTCTACCCACACCACCAGAGGACGCTGGAGCAGCTGGCCAGAGCCATCCACCCAGGCCACGCCTGCCCGTGGACCGCCGCGCTGTGCTCCCGAGACATGCGCTTCGTGCACTACCAG ACCCTCAGGGCCATATTCCAGTACAATCCCCAGAACGAGGACGAGCTGACACTAAGTCCCGGCGACTACATCTTCGTGGACCCCAGCCAGCAGGAGGAGGCCAGCGAGGGCTGGGTGATTGGGACCTCCCACCGGACCGGCTGCCGCGGCTTCCTGCCCGAGAACTACACGGAGCAGGCCAATGAGTCCGACACCTGGGTTAAGCACAG GACATACACCTTCAGCTTGGCCACGGATCTGGCCTCCAGGAAGGACGGCGAAACCAGCAGCCGGCGAAATGGAGAGCTGCACCCTTGCCAGACGCCGAGGGACGTTAGCAGCATCCAGGCACTACAG GCCACAATAGCAAGGAAGAGTGTGCTGGCCGTACGTCACGGGGAGAGAGTGGATCAAATCTTCGGGAAGTCGTGGCTGCAGCAGTGTTCTACTCCCGATG GGAAATACTACCGGCCAGACCTGAACTTCCCCTGCAGTCTTCCCAGAAGGAGCAATGGTATCAAAGACTTTGAACACGATCCGCCGTTATCATCGTGTGGAATTTTCCAGTCCCGAATGGCAG GGGAAGCGCTCCTGGACAGCGGCGTCAGACTCGCCTGCGTCTTCAGCTCCCCGGCCCTCCGCTGTGTGCAGACAGCCCGACACATCTTGGAAG AGCTCaaactggagaaaaaaattaagataagaGTGGAACCCGGCATCTTTGAGTGGACAAAATGGGAGTCGGGCAAAACCACCCCTACCCTCATGACCCTGGATGAGCTGAAGGAGGCGGATTTCAACGTCAGCATGGATTACAG GCCTGCGTTTCCCCTCGCCTCCCTCCTGCCGGCCGAGAGCTACGACGAGTATGTGAACAGGTGTGCCGTGAGCGTCGGGTGGATCACCAGCACCTGCCCGCGGGACG TGGGCGTCATCCTGATTGTGGGCCACGGCTCGACGCTGGACTCCTGCACCCGCCCGCTCCTGGGGCTGCCCCCCCGGGACAGCGCGGACTTCGCCCAGCTTGTGAGGAAG